A segment of the Manis javanica isolate MJ-LG chromosome 17, MJ_LKY, whole genome shotgun sequence genome:
GACTGCTGCTtgtgtctagcacatagtaagctTTTGGTAGGGGCAGTACAGAAAACAGTACAGCCTGGTAGTTAGCAGGGTAGGACTCTAGAGTCAGATTAGCTCCAGTAATCCCTCTTAGCCGCTTTGGGATCTGAGGCAGAACGCCTATTTCCCACTCCCTGGCAGGCTGAAGGGTGAGGGGTTGGAGGTGGGGCCCGTTACCTTTCGGACTTGGAGATTGCCTGGGCTGCCCGGCGTCCGCACAACCAGCAGAGGGCGCAGGAACGTGTTCCAGAGACGCTGTGGGTCAAGTTGCCCCACCACCCTCCGCAGCTGGGCTTCGGGGAGGCTTCCGATCAACCGGCCCTTGGGagggtggaaggaagaagagaagagcgGAGCGTGAGAGCAACCACCATTCCGATTCTACTCTGGGTGCCGTCCTCCCTAGGAAGTTAGATTTCCTCGTAATCCCGGCCTCCAGCATCGGATATTTATAGGATAAATCTTAGACTCAGGAACTAAATCCCTCCAAGCCACTCAGGTCCAGCCCACCCCAATCCTGACAGAGAAATCGAGGCCCAGAAAGGAGGAACTCTTCCAAACAGTTGACTTTAGGATTAGAACGCAGAACTTCCAGTCTTaatcctcctccttccccttccccttagGAGGAATCACTAATAACAGAAAAGCGCGAAGCCTCATACTGTTATCAAGGGGCGTGCGTTCTGATGACCGACACTGCGGCACCTGTGCCTAGGGCCATAGCATTAAAGCCACGCCAACCGGAGACCTTAGGGAAGGGAAGGCGGGAAATGAGGGCTCTCGCGACCCCGCCCGGCCTCACCCCCAGCTCTCGGCCCCGCGGCAGCTCCTCAGTCCCGCGATGCCAGCTGCTCCAGATGGTGTAGAATGCCCAGGCCATTGCCAGCGCCAGCAGTAGCAGGGGAAACAGCTGCGCCCGCGGTAGCAGGCGACGCTTGGGGGCCGGGGGTGGATCCAAGAGGCCGCGTTCCCCGAGTCTGAGGCGGGGTCGCCCGCGGCCCCCGGAACGCATGGCAGCTTCGCGCTGAAAGCGGTCGGGGACCGCGGAGCTAGTTTAGGCCCAGCCAAGTCACACCCCCTGGAACAGTCAGACCAATGAAAAACAAGAGCGGCTGCACCATCCCACCCTCCTGTAGGCGGCGAAGCCAATGGGGACGAGAGTTGAGGACACgcctccctgcttccctgggGCTTTCGGGGTTGGTTCCCTTGAGTATTGCACAGCCCAAATGGGAGCGCGACAGGGTAAAGGCTCCGCCTTAGCAGAAGAGGTAAAGCCAATGAAAAGCGTTTGATCCTGGAAAATTCGACCTTCCGCGCGCAGGTCCCCGCCTCTCCCGTAAGTAGTCAAAGGATTGGTTACTTGGAGTCGGAAAGGTCAATAGACACGTAAATGAGTCGTCCCCGAAGGTAAAGGGGCGGTGTCCGTCCCTGGAGCGCGGAGCTGATTGGCTTCGGAGAGGCCGCGCCCCCGAACGCAGGGCCGGCGGGTATTTGGAAATGGAGTGTCCTTTCCCTCTTTAACCTGTGCTGTTCTACAACTAAATGGTTTCAGTCTGACCcgccttctttctctttccattgtcGTGAACATCCGCCCCGTATGGTCCTGAATGGCCTCCAAACACTACGCAAAGCTTTTACCCTACTTCTGCGCCCAGGTGGCGGAGATCTCTATGGCAACAGGCCACGCCCCATCCTCTGGTTGGGTTTGCGCAGGCGCCTACGGAAGTAGGCCGCAGGAAGCGGAAgtccctcctctcctttcctctatCTTCAGAGGCCAAAGCAACGCGGAGGAGACGGCAGTGACCTGGAAGCACCCCCACCGCTACCATGTGAGGCAGGGCTACGTTTGGCGGCGGGAGTGGGCTTGAGGGTGTACATTTGGACACTTACCAGTGGAAGGGGATGGGCAGGGCGGGGGCGGAGGCGGAGATCGCAGGGGTCAAGTGCATACTTTTCCCTGATGAATTTGAGAACCTGCATGGGGCCTTTGACGGATCCGGAGCTCGGGTCGGGGGGCAGAGCTATCGGATAGTGGACTGGGGGCTTCCCCAAATAGTCTTGATGAAACGAATTTTAAGGGGAAGATTTTAAGAGTAAATAAACAATGGGAGAGGGGAGTGCGGACTTTAAGGAATAACGATTTACTGTAAGGAGCTTATCGGGATCACTTGCGCTCAGGGGTTTGGCTTTGAGACCTGATTCTAGACTTTAACGGATAACGAGTCACCgtaatgattttacttatttattcattcagcaattatttattaagtactCATGTGTCAGGTACTGGTTTAGACACGTGAGATAGATCAGTGAATACTACCACCACCCCGGAAAAATACCCCCTGATGAAGCCTATGGGGTGGAGAGAGGCAGGCAATAAATAGTGATAATAAACAGGTGTTTGGTGGCCAGGGCTATGAATACAGATCAGACCAACGTGAAAACAACGGGGAATACCAATCTTGAGCGACAGTAACTAGCTAGCACAGAAGGACACATTGAGAAGGCAACACTTGAGCAAAGGCCTGAAGAAAGTGAGAGAGTGAAACTGCAAAAGTACCCACAGAGGtatccaggcagagggaaaagcaaaTGCACAGGCTCAAGATGGAAGTTTGCTTAATATCTTAAAGGACCATCCAGGAAGCCACTTGGCTGGAACGGAGTGAGAGAGGAGGTCAGGTGTgggacatttttaaaactttggattttacttttatgtTGAGATGAGAGCTATGGGAAGATTTGGAAGAGTGAGATGGTACAAGTTTGACCTTGGCACAACTGCCAGGACTGCTCTGCCGAGAACAGGTCATCGGGGAGCATggatggaagcagggagaccagtaaGACTTTAGGAAAGAGCTGGTGGAGGTACTGGCAATGTGATTTAGGATGAAAGTGGTCAGATTCTAGATATATTTTAGAGGCAGTTGACAGGATTTTGCTATCAGGATTTGACAGACTGACTACAGgatatgagagaaagaaaaaagagttcAGTTGATATCAGAGTTTTTGCTCAAAGAACTAGAAGGATGGAGATGAGGAAGGCTGTGGATAGAGTAGTCTGGGGTTGTTAGGAGATGTTGAGCTCAACCTAGGACATGCAAGATTGAAAATATCCGATAGGCATCTGAGGGGTGATGCCAAGCAAGAGGACCTAGCAGGAAGTCGGTGTGTTGGGTAAGACTGGGGAGACAGTGCAATGCCATGACTACCTGTTGAGGCTCTAGGCCCTCTCACCTATGGGTTCCATATTTCCCACTCAGGAGCCTCCTCAACAAGCCCAAGAGTGAGATGACCCCGGAGGAGCTGCagaagcgggaggaggaggaatttAACACGGGTCCGCTCTCCGTGCTCACTCAGTCAGTCAAGAACAACACACAAGTGCTCATCAACTGCCGCAACAACAAGAAGCTCCTGGGCCGTGTGAAGGCCTTCGACAGGTGAGCGCCTGGGTCTTGAGAGGGGCCCTGTCCTGTCCTGGAGAAGCAGTCCCAGCTCCAGCCTCAGGAGCCTGGGGTATAAGCATCTTAAAACTCCCAAGGTGTGACCATTTCTTGTTGCCCCTCCAGCTGTGCAGTGCAGTGGTTATGGGCATGGACTTGGGGTCCACTCTTCATGGGTTTGAGTCCCTACTCTGCCTCGTGGCAGCCATGAGACCTTTGGCAAGTGACTTTATCTCTTCCGTACAGTGGCAGTAATCCTGGTGGTTGCAAAGATTCAATGACTAAATAGATGTGAAAGTCATCAGAAGTACAGCGTCTGGCACCCAGGATGCTCTTAATCAGTTTTCACAGTTACTACATAATTAGAGCATCTGCTCATGCCAGGTACTTCTTTAGGCTTCAGAGGCACAGCAGTGGCTAAAACAAATATGGTTCTGTACTCAGGGAGCTTAAGCAATAGTAGGGAAGCTGACAGCAAGAACATAAATGATGTGTCATAATGACAAGTGATAAGTTccgtaaagaaaaataaagccaggtAAGATGGTGAAGTACAGGGGAGGGGGTGCTGTCTGAGATGGTGACGTTGGAGGTCCCAGAGGAAGAGGCTGCAGTGAACGGACCTGAATAAAATGAAGGGGCTGGCTAGGGCGCGAGTGTTTCagccaaaagaaaaagcaagtgatttttcctctctgggccttagttttctcatttgcaaaatgtgtGTCCTAATAATGCCCCTCATCGACAGTTGTGAGGATTAACACATGATAAATGCTCAATATAATCCACAACCTTCAGTTAACATTTGGGAGGTGCTCTCCTCTCAGCAGTGTGGTGAGGcttaattctagaacatttctgCCGTTAGCTATTCTATGACCATGACAAGTCTgacttagcctcagtttccccttgaGGAGAATGAGACCAGCAGGATGTGCTGAGCAGGAGGCAGATAGACCTGGGTTTTAAGctgccttttttcccttttcccctcACTTCCTCTTCTGCCCCCGTACCAGCCTCCTGTCCAGCCTGCTACCCTGGTGTATATCCTGCCACATCCAGGGGTTCCTTTGTGATGTTTGTTAAccactttactgaggtataattacTATAATCCTATAATCTCTCTAAGTACTTTACAAGAATGCTGTGTTTGTTCATTTACTCTTCAAAACAGCCTTATGAGGTAGGCAAGTGAATGGCTCCATTttcaaaggaaactgaggcactgggtGAAGTCCTTTGCCCATGCCTCAACCTGAGCACTTGCAGAGATGGCCCCAGCTGGTCCCGGGGCCAGCGCCTCCCGCACAGCATGCTGCTGGCTGGGGAGGCAGTACCGGACAGAGGAGGGGTGGTCAGAGGCTCCCCCCCATTCCCGGTGtctccccgccccctgccccaccaGGCATTGCAACATGGTGCTGGAGAACGTAAAGGAGATGTGGACCGAGGTCCCCAAGAGTGGCAAGGGCAAAAAGAAGTCCAAGCCAGTCAACAAGGACCGTTACATCTCCAAGATGTTCCTGCGTGGGGACTCAGTCATTGTGGTCCTGCGGAATCCGCTCATCGCTGGCAAATAGGGGCCTCCTCCCTGCCGCCAGACCTCCTCCATCCCTTGTCCTGCAAAGGCCTGCCCTTTGTGGTGGGAATAATAAagtcctgtgtttttttctagtgGCATCTGTCTGTTCTCAGAGCCTTGTGACTGGGGAGGACTCAGGGCATCCAAGGAGGGTGCTAGGTTGGGGGTGTAGGCAAGCACTGGGATCAGGACCTCCGAGCAGGTGAAGAAGCCCTGTCTCAACCCCTTCCGGGCCTCTCTTTCCCCATATGTGATGTAAATAGGTTgctctcttttctattttaattttttctagatTCTCTTtgtcattctctctctcccttctccctgcccctctctcAGTAGTTGATCTCACTCAGAATTTCTTTGAGCCTTTTTCCCAATTGTTAGAAAACAGTCCAGcaagtgcctcctctgtgccCAGCCCAGTGTTGCAATGCCAGGGACACAGCAGACTCTGCAGAGCCCCTGACCTGCCCTCACAGACAGGAAGAGGACACATGCGGCTAAAGCAGTAGGTACCCAGGTACAGATAGGGATTGTGGCTGACACCTGCTGAGCTCTCAGGGTGCCAGGTCCTGGGCTCCTGCTGTTCAGATCTCTCCCCAACAACTCTGAGGAGGCGCTGTCATCTATTACCTCCATTTCCAGAGGAGGGAGGCGATGGCATTTCCCAGGAGTACCCAGCCAGAAAGTGGTGATGCTGTGATTGTGGCTTAGCCCCTGAGTTCTGCCCTCAAATTACAACTTAATTACCCTTGAGAGAAATCTGACACGTTGGGGGACTAAGGAAGATCCTGTCTTGCTCTGATGCCGGCACACTGCGATGTTGCCCACCCATGTCTGCGTTTGTCTATGCCTACGTCTCTTATCTCTGTTTTCCAAATAGGAACCAAACTCCAGGCGAGGGCAAGTGTTCACAGGTCTGAGGTGAGGACCAAAGGAGATGTCTGACCCCATGAGCCCAGTAGCGACAGAGCTAGGGACCTTGCAGCAGGAGAAGGCCTGACACAGACAGGGTGACATCTGTGAGGTTATAAAGGCACACATTTACTGAGTGGTGCACATCTAATCAGCAACCATCTTGGGGGTAGATATTAGAGCcatccccttttacagatgagacagctgaggcccagagagggtaagtgaTGTGCACAGGGTCACTCAGGAAATGATGGAGCTGAGTGCAAACCCAGGCAGATTGCCAAGGAGCAGGATGGAAGCACAATCTCCTGATTAGAGGAGGGCGATGGTGCTGCCTTAGGAGACTCCCCCTGGGGTTTGGTTCTTGTACAGGAGCTGGGACAGCACAAGCCCTGGAGTCAGTCCTGGGGTGGAATCCCTAGCCTGCCTTCCACTGGTCATTGACTTCTCCCCCAGGAAATGGGAATGGGTTTACTAACTTGCAGGTTTGCAGCAGATACCAGTGTGGGGCACCCTGCTTGGCATCAATCTGAATTTCCTCCCTCACCTCTTCACCCATCCCACTGCCCAAATGGTTTCTAATCACGTCATTCTTCACTGGGTGAAGGTGAAAGCAAAGGTTTCTGGAAAAGCACTAGCAGACTGGCTGTGCGTGTACCAGACACCGGCAGCGTCCTAACTAGCTCATCAGAATCTCGGGCAGCCCTGGGACATGTACTGTTATTATACTCATTTTCGAGGGGAACCGGAGGCAGAGAGGTGTGCATTTTCCACAAGTCATACAACTAGTATATAGCCACACTAAGATCTGAACCAGTCTGGTTTCTGTAGTTTTACTATTCCTATACTACCCTTTCTAGAGAAGCAGCCCTTGGAAGATGTTTGGCACACACACGTATAATTTTAATTGTATACATTGCAAATACTGAAGCATCAGGAGATCACATGAACATTTCCACTGGGGTTTCTGTTAAGCATAGGGGACAATGGCAGCATGTGGCTGAAGAGCAGTATTACCCTCCAGAAGTGGCCAGCCCATCACAGGCAACCGGCCATGTAGGCCGTCTCGTTTCCCTTTATGGCCTGGCCAAGAAgattctcccacctcccccacacAAAAAACAACTGTTCCCCATGCTTTTTTTACAGGGTCCCTGCCTTAGAGCCCCTACCCCCACCTCAAACCCAGAAGGGGGTACCCAGTAGGGCACATGCTTGAAGGATTCTGAGTTCAGCTGCTATGAGGCACATCTGTTCGGGGGCTGGGGACCCCAAAGAACATAACATCAGGGTACTTATTGAATCTGGGTGTATATCTGTGTGGGGGAAGGATTCAGGAGGGAGGTTCTCCCCAGCTGGCAGTGGTCTTGGCCTCTGGATGTCAGGTTTCAGCTCTGAGGCCTGCCCTGAACTACCTGTGTTCATATGTCCCAAATCCTTTCTGGACCCTGGTGCCACTCTCATCATCTCCAACTCTAACCCCTCCCACGAGCTCCAGGCTCTATTCCCAGCTTAACATGTCCAAAGAGCTTCTTGGTTTCCCCACCCTGAACCTGATCTATCTCCTCTCTCCATTCCAGACCTGCAAGTCTTGGCTTCTCTCCTTGGTGCACTTTCCTCATGTGATGCACTGGCAAAGCCTCAATTCTATCTTTAAAACAGCTCCAGAATCTAACTGCTTCACACGCCTCTGTGGCTGCCACCATCATGTGCCTGCAGTCTCTTCCTCActgtcccacccctgcccctaaTAATCCGTTCACTTACGTGGCAGAGGGATCTCTTTAAAACATTAGCCCATGTGATGCTCCTGCTAAGAATCTCCACCTGGAATAAAATCCCAACTCTTGTGCCCCTGCCCACTTCTCTCTCCCTGCATCTGTTGGCTCTGACTCATCTCACTCCAGTGACACAGGCAGCCTCTCTTCCTCACACAGGGCTAAGTTGCTTTCTGCTCCAGGGCCTTTGCAgatgctgttctttctgcctaGATTCATGTCCACCATTTTCTCCAGAGCTGTGTCCTTCACCTCTTGCAGGCATGGCTTAAATGTCACCCCCTCTGAGCTGCCCTCCTGGACCACCCCAGGCTCTTCTGACTTCATAAGCTCTTCCACAGTGTATATATAACTTGATGTTTTGTCTTCAACGTTTGTTTCCCCCATTCCGTTGTGAACTCTAGGAGGTCAGGGACCTTGTATTCTGTTTCCTCGCCTACCCTATCCCCCATTTCCCCAGCGCCCTCCACTCAGagtctggtacacagtaggtgctcagtaaatacgtGCTAACTGAACAGGCAGAGGAATCCCGCTGCCTAGCAGGAACTTTCCATGACTTGATCGACCTCACCCCCAGACCCCGGGAGGGGCTCCGAGGAGAAGGCGCGGCCGGTGACGACCCGAGAGGGCCCAGAGCCGGAGGGCAGGGCTCCGGAGTTGCGCTCCGGGGTCTGGCGCTGCTCCTCGCCCAGGCTGCGGCGCAGGCGGCATCGGCGCCAGCCGCGGCGGACCTCCGACCGCACCTGCAACCGGACGGCGCTCAGAGGCGGCGCCAGGAGCGCCGTTCCCTGCGTGGCCGCCAGAGGGCGTGGGCGGCAGGCCGGGGCTCTCCCTACCTCCTTGTTGATGAAGCAGTAGAGGACGCTGACCAGGAAGCCCTGCCAGACAGGCGTGGGGAGTTAAATCGCAAGTGAGGGAGGATTATAAACACCACCTTAATGAGCTCCAGCCCTTGCCAGGCCCCAAACCACCTTGGCTGCCACCACCCTGGTCCTAAACTATTTCAGTCATCTCCCTGGACCCCAGCTCCCACTTGGCCTTCCGGGTTTGCTGAGCAGTAGGGTTAAGAACACGGAACCCCAGGGGTAGGCTCCCTAGATGTGATAAGCGCTTCCTCTCTGTCTTCCCCAGTTGGGCAAGGTGCTTAACCCCTCTTTATATATCTGGAAAATGGGGTAATAATAGAGTGTTGGTTGTGAGAATTGAGGTATTAATATCCAAGACActgtagtgcctggcacacagaggtAAACCTTTTTCTTAATCTTGGTGTAACttattatgtaataatatatattattattaataaacccATTTTAAGAGTTAGcttcatatttatataaatttatccattttatgcacaaatatagaatatataattaataaattactTAATAAATTAATACAAGTCAATtacttacatttattattattaaatgtattatctattataattaaatgtattatgtattattattaagatgttataTATCATATTATTACTTTCCATGACCCTGTTAAAAACCTAACTGACCACATCCCTCCTCTCCCTTGGCTCCCGACTCACTCGGAGGAAAGCCAAGGGATGTACTTGGCCCAAGGATCTGCCCAGGTGCCTCCTCTCTCTGTCCTGTCTCCCCTGTGCTCCCTGTGGCTCCCACTGCTTGGGGCATGCTGCCTTCCTCCATcaggccttccctgacccctcGTCTGTAACCCCACAGACTGCCACTTGTCTGCTCCTCACCTCTatttggctttttttcccctctaggcACATGTCACCATTTGCCATTGCatatattttacttagcatgtttaacatctgtctctcccactagagAGTGGGGACCATTTGGTTCTTGGCTGTATCCCCATAATAAGCCTGAAAGAGTGCTTGttacatagtaagtgttcaacaaATTTTTGCTGACTTTAATCAATGAACAGCCTTGTGAGGTGAGACTGGTATTGTCCCCActtcagagatgagaaaactgaggccaaacAAGGTAAAGCAGTATGGGAACTAGAGTAAGGCAAGCAAATGCAGGGTTGGCCTTACATTTTGGAGTGAGTGCTTCCTTTCAATCTGTGACTTGTGCACCCCATCTGCCTCACTCTAGTTCTGACCCTCAGGTGAAGGCCACAGAGCTGGGAAGTGACAGAACCTGAATCTGGCCTCAGCCCTGTCCGGCCTCACAGCCTGGATCTTCACCAGGGAGCAGTACTGCTGAGGCTACCTGGTCTCCTGTCTCCATCCCTGCTGCTTCCCAGCTCAGGACAGCACTCCCTTAGTATTTTATCTAGAATGTATGACCAGAATCCCATCTTCACACCCCATACACTGCTTGTATCAGAGGACTGTAGCCCTCCTGCCCCTCTGGGGAGGACTCCAGGTCGAGGGGTGTAGACCCTGCACCCCGCCTGAGCACCTGGAAGGAGCTGAGGAAGATCTCGAAGCAGAGCTTGGCAAAACGGAGGGTGCCCCGGGCCTGTTCCTCTGTCACAGGAGCAAACACCACCTCGTGGACACCCAGCAGGGGCACCAGCGTCAGTGTGGAGCGAGCCAGCCTGAAGGGTAAAAGGTGGCAGTGTTCCCGCAGCCCCGGGTCCCCCATCTCTCCATCAGCTACCTTCCCCTCCAACCCACCGCTCTCCGTCACCTCAGACGGTAGTCTGGGCAGCGCATCTGCCGCGTCCTCAGCTTGGACACGAGGATGCCAAAAATGCggataaagatgaggaaattaatcTGCGGGGAGACAGAGAGGCTGAGCCAGCCTGATTCCATTCTGGGGTGCAGAGGATGGCGCCCGATTTCCCAAGGTGGGAAAATCCTGAAGATGACCTGGAGGAGGTGGGACCGACCGTACCAAGATGGTCGTGAGGATAGGGGTGCGTATGATCCACCAAATGGCCTTGACCTCGTTCCGCTCCCAGCACCTTGGTGGAGGGGGAGTAAATTAAGAGAGAGAAAACTGGACTCACGCGAACAAGCACCTTCGCTCCCCAGGCCCCGCCCACCTTAATGCCACACCCACATTCCTTTAAAACCCCGCCTGCTGCCAACTGGGCCCGGTCCTCCTCCCGCCGCTCCCAGTAGTCCTCAGACACGATCTTTCCAAGCTCCCGTCCCTTAGACCTCACCCACTTTTCTCCCAAGCCCCTCGGGGCCATCAGACCCACCCACATTTCCATCACATCCCGCTCACGTCCCTTAAAGCCCCGCCCACCTCCCAGGCCCCCAGACCCTGCGACTCACTGCGTGTTCTCGAACAGGTACCTGACGATCATCCAGGGAATGACGAAAAGTGCGGGGGCCCCTGTGCAGACCCcgacccccgccccccaccccgccgCAGCTGTCAGCGCGCGCACGGCCCTGCCATGCCCAAGACCCGCGGAATTACCCCGCCGGAGTGGGGAGGCAGAAGCCTAGAGAGGGGGGAGACCCCATCAGGTGAACCGGCAGAGCAGTCGGGGGAGCGGGGGCGcgctgggctgggcaggggacGGGGTCGGGGCTCACCCCAGCCGAGGAGAAGGTAGCAGCGC
Coding sequences within it:
- the SNRPD2 gene encoding small nuclear ribonucleoprotein Sm D2, yielding MSLLNKPKSEMTPEELQKREEEEFNTGPLSVLTQSVKNNTQVLINCRNNKKLLGRVKAFDRHCNMVLENVKEMWTEVPKSGKGKKKSKPVNKDRYISKMFLRGDSVIVVLRNPLIAGK
- the GIPR gene encoding gastric inhibitory polypeptide receptor isoform X1, which codes for MSTPGLACNGSFDMYVCWDYASPNATASASCPWYLPWHRRVAAGFVLRQCGSDGQWGPWRDHSQCENPEKNGAFQDQRLILERLQVVYTVGYSLSLATLLLALLILSVFRRLHCTRNYIHINLFTSFMLRAVAILTRDRLLPPPGPYPGDQVPLLWNQALAACRLAQIVTQYCVGASYTWLLVEGVYLHSLLVLVGGSERGHLRCYLLLGWGAPALFVIPWMIVRYLFENTQCWERNEVKAIWWIIRTPILTTILINFLIFIRIFGILVSKLRTRQMRCPDYRLRLARSTLTLVPLLGVHEVVFAPVTEEQARGTLRFAKLCFEIFLSSFQGFLVSVLYCFINKEVGRAPACRPRPLAATQGTALLAPPLSAVRLQVRSEVRRGWRRCRLRRSLGEEQRQTPERNSGALPSGSGPSRVVTGRAFSSEPLPGSGGEVDQVMESSC
- the GIPR gene encoding gastric inhibitory polypeptide receptor isoform X2 → MYVCWDYASPNATASASCPWYLPWHRRVAAGFVLRQCGSDGQWGPWRDHSQCENPEKNGAFQDQRLILERLQVVYTVGYSLSLATLLLALLILSVFRRLHCTRNYIHINLFTSFMLRAVAILTRDRLLPPPGPYPGDQVPLLWNQALAACRLAQIVTQYCVGASYTWLLVEGVYLHSLLVLVGGSERGHLRCYLLLGWGAPALFVIPWMIVRYLFENTQCWERNEVKAIWWIIRTPILTTILINFLIFIRIFGILVSKLRTRQMRCPDYRLRLARSTLTLVPLLGVHEVVFAPVTEEQARGTLRFAKLCFEIFLSSFQGFLVSVLYCFINKEVGRAPACRPRPLAATQGTALLAPPLSAVRLQVRSEVRRGWRRCRLRRSLGEEQRQTPERNSGALPSGSGPSRVVTGRAFSSEPLPGSGGEVDQVMESSC
- the GIPR gene encoding gastric inhibitory polypeptide receptor isoform X4 — translated: MGPSICTSAGTTLHPTPLPVRPVPGTCPGTAVWLPALSSANVAVMASGDLGETILNVRTQRRMEPFRRLHCTRNYIHINLFTSFMLRAVAILTRDRLLPPPGPYPGDQVPLLWNQALAACRLAQIVTQYCVGASYTWLLVEGVYLHSLLVLVGGSERGHLRCYLLLGWGAPALFVIPWMIVRYLFENTQCWERNEVKAIWWIIRTPILTTILINFLIFIRIFGILVSKLRTRQMRCPDYRLRLARSTLTLVPLLGVHEVVFAPVTEEQARGTLRFAKLCFEIFLSSFQGFLVSVLYCFINKEVGRAPACRPRPLAATQGTALLAPPLSAVRLQVRSEVRRGWRRCRLRRSLGEEQRQTPERNSGALPSGSGPSRVVTGRAFSSEPLPGSGGEVDQVMESSC
- the GIPR gene encoding gastric inhibitory polypeptide receptor isoform X3; translation: MSTPGLACNGSFDMYVCWDYASPNATASASCPWYLPWHRRVAAGFVLRQCGSDGQWGPWRDHSQCENPEKNGAFQDQRLILERLQVVYTVGYSLSLATLLLALLILSVFRRLHCTRNYIHINLFTSFMLRAVAILTRDRLLPPPGPYPGDQVPLLWNQALAACRLAQIVTQYCVGASYTWLLVEGVYLHSLLVLVGGSERGHLRCYLLLGWGAPALFVIPWMIVRYLFENTQCWERNEVKAIWWIIRTPILTTILINFLIFIRIFGILVSKLRTRQMRCPDYRLRLARSTLTLVPLLGVHEVVFAPVTEEQARGTLRFAKLCFEIFLSSFQGFLVSVLYCFINKEVRSEVRRGWRRCRLRRSLGEEQRQTPERNSGALPSGSGPSRVVTGRAFSSEPLPGSGGEVDQVMESSC
- the GIPR gene encoding gastric inhibitory polypeptide receptor isoform X6, with product MSTPGLACNGSFDMYVCWDYASPNATASASCPWYLPWHRRVAAGFVLRQCGSDGQWGPWRDHSQCENPEKNGAFQALAACRLAQIVTQYCVGASYTWLLVEGVYLHSLLVLVGGSERGHLRCYLLLGWGAPALFVIPWMIVRYLFENTQCWERNEVKAIWWIIRTPILTTILINFLIFIRIFGILVSKLRTRQMRCPDYRLRLARSTLTLVPLLGVHEVVFAPVTEEQARGTLRFAKLCFEIFLSSFQGFLVSVLYCFINKEVGRAPACRPRPLAATQGTALLAPPLSAVRLQVRSEVRRGWRRCRLRRSLGEEQRQTPERNSGALPSGSGPSRVVTGRAFSSEPLPGSGGEVDQVMESSC
- the GIPR gene encoding gastric inhibitory polypeptide receptor isoform X5, which codes for MSTPGLACNGSFDMYVCWDYASPNATASASCPWYLPWHRRVAAGFVLRQCGSDGQWGPWRDHSQCENPEKNGAFQAAALHSQLHPHQPVHVLHAAGGGHPHPRPSAASTRPLPWGPGPSPVEPGPSCLPLGPDRDPVLRGRQLHVAAGGGRLPAQPPGAGGRLREGSLALLPSPRLGCWERNEVKAIWWIIRTPILTTILINFLIFIRIFGILVSKLRTRQMRCPDYRLRLARSTLTLVPLLGVHEVVFAPVTEEQARGTLRFAKLCFEIFLSSFQGFLVSVLYCFINKEVGRAPACRPRPLAATQGTALLAPPLSAVRLQVRSEVRRGWRRCRLRRSLGEEQRQTPERNSGALPSGSGPSRVVTGRAFSSEPLPGSGGEVDQVMESSC